In the genome of Polaribacter sp. MED152, one region contains:
- a CDS encoding GNAT family N-acetyltransferase, with protein sequence MIFETERLRIRYLTLKDLNSFHKMQSNPKVMQFADGEVDTFEGHRKELITLINKYEIENNDFWIYAIERKIDEKFLGTLALVKDGDDDEIGYRFLEEFWNKGYGKEVCKATLEYCKHKGMQQLVAYCIDANVASAKILKGLNFDSVDKLTFDNQQFSETKYKIQL encoded by the coding sequence ATGATTTTTGAAACTGAAAGGTTACGAATAAGATATCTTACTTTAAAAGATTTAAATTCTTTTCATAAAATGCAAAGCAATCCTAAAGTAATGCAATTTGCTGATGGTGAGGTTGATACTTTTGAAGGTCATAGAAAAGAGTTAATTACACTCATCAATAAATATGAAATAGAAAATAACGACTTCTGGATTTACGCTATAGAACGCAAAATAGATGAAAAATTTTTAGGTACATTGGCTTTGGTAAAAGATGGTGATGATGATGAAATCGGATATCGATTTTTAGAAGAATTTTGGAACAAGGGTTATGGAAAAGAAGTTTGCAAAGCTACTTTAGAGTATTGCAAACACAAAGGAATGCAGCAATTAGTAGCATATTGTATAGATGCAAATGTAGCATCTGCTAAAATATTAAAAGGTTTAAATTTTGATTCAGTTGATAAACTTACCTTTGATAATCAGCAGTTTTCAGAAACTAAATATAAAATTCAATTATGA
- a CDS encoding antibiotic biosynthesis monooxygenase produces MIVDHLKPPYYAVIFTTIMGDNTKGYAETSKRIEALAKQQDGYLGLEFARNEIGITVSYWQSLEAIQNWKNNIEHTEARTLGREQWYKQYQLRICKVEREYGFKK; encoded by the coding sequence ATGATTGTAGATCATCTTAAACCACCCTATTATGCTGTAATATTTACAACAATTATGGGCGATAATACAAAGGGTTATGCAGAAACTTCTAAAAGAATAGAAGCTTTAGCGAAACAACAAGATGGTTATTTAGGTTTGGAATTTGCAAGAAATGAAATAGGAATAACTGTTTCTTATTGGCAGAGTTTAGAAGCCATTCAAAATTGGAAAAATAACATAGAACATACAGAAGCAAGAACTTTAGGCAGAGAACAATGGTACAAGCAATACCAATTGAGAATTTGTAAAGTTGAACGTGAATATGGTTTTAAGAAATAA
- a CDS encoding DUF4442 domain-containing protein, translating into MYAQIQKVLEKFMSKASIYKYGFNLSPMYRRSTGRIVEVSDDLLKVKIKIKLSYKNSNYVGSIFGGSLFSATDPIFMIQLLNILDNNYVVWDKAASIKFKRPAKETCYVDFIFTQEEIAEIKADIAIKKEIDLVKNIKLTNKDKSVVFAEVSKTIYIADKSYYKEKRKNKKLKKSSL; encoded by the coding sequence ATGTACGCACAGATTCAAAAAGTTTTAGAGAAGTTTATGAGTAAAGCTAGTATTTATAAATACGGTTTTAACTTATCACCAATGTATAGAAGGTCTACAGGAAGAATTGTAGAGGTTTCTGATGATCTTTTAAAAGTAAAGATTAAGATAAAATTGAGTTATAAGAATAGCAACTATGTAGGTTCTATTTTTGGCGGAAGTTTATTTTCTGCTACTGATCCTATTTTTATGATTCAGCTTTTAAATATTTTAGATAATAATTATGTGGTTTGGGATAAAGCTGCATCTATTAAATTTAAAAGGCCAGCAAAAGAAACTTGCTATGTAGATTTTATTTTTACTCAAGAAGAAATAGCTGAAATTAAAGCAGATATTGCAATTAAAAAAGAAATTGATTTAGTCAAAAACATCAAATTAACCAATAAAGATAAAAGTGTTGTTTTTGCTGAGGTTTCTAAAACCATTTATATAGCAGATAAATCTTATTATAAGGAAAAACGGAAAAATAAAAAGCTTAAAAAATCTTCTCTTTAA
- a CDS encoding NAD(P)/FAD-dependent oxidoreductase — translation MKNNVFLIGDSAGFAEPITAEGISNAILSGKYVAEAIIESNLDSKLAEQRYVEKLNIKLLPELKSGALLSKFFYHNNPVRNYLLDKYGQYFNNIMVDILHGDRPFPTDVAEKLKNRIKEKIF, via the coding sequence GTGAAAAATAATGTCTTTTTAATAGGCGATTCTGCTGGTTTTGCAGAACCTATAACAGCAGAAGGAATCTCAAACGCTATTTTAAGTGGTAAATATGTAGCTGAAGCAATTATTGAAAGTAATTTAGATTCAAAGTTAGCTGAACAACGCTATGTAGAGAAACTAAATATTAAACTATTGCCAGAGCTAAAATCTGGAGCTTTACTTTCTAAGTTTTTCTATCACAATAATCCTGTAAGAAATTATTTGCTTGATAAATATGGCCAATATTTCAATAACATAATGGTTGATATTTTACATGGAGATAGACCCTTCCCAACAGACGTTGCAGAAAAATTAAAAAACAGAATTAAAGAGAAGATTTTTTAA
- a CDS encoding FAD-dependent monooxygenase codes for MKHFTVAIIGSGPSGASTAFHLGKAGIATVIIEKETLPRYKTCGGGFVNRGKKDMPFDISSVVEREFLKVETYFNNREKCYLSEKDKPIITMIMRDSFDHLIVKKAKEFGVTLLENHKLKSIVTIDGKSILKTSQQDISADFIIAADGVLSPTAKMAGWTKDTRKLIPALEYEVEVSSEDFERLSKMFVLI; via the coding sequence ATGAAACATTTTACAGTGGCTATTATAGGTAGTGGACCTTCAGGAGCATCAACTGCTTTTCATTTAGGAAAAGCAGGTATTGCAACAGTTATCATAGAAAAAGAAACATTACCAAGATATAAAACTTGTGGTGGTGGTTTTGTAAACAGAGGTAAAAAAGACATGCCTTTTGATATTTCTTCGGTTGTAGAACGCGAATTTCTAAAAGTTGAAACCTACTTTAATAATCGTGAAAAATGTTATCTATCAGAAAAAGATAAACCCATAATTACAATGATTATGCGTGATTCTTTTGATCATTTAATTGTGAAAAAAGCCAAAGAATTTGGAGTTACTTTATTAGAGAATCACAAATTAAAAAGTATTGTTACTATTGATGGCAAATCAATTTTAAAAACATCACAGCAAGATATTTCTGCTGATTTTATTATTGCTGCAGATGGAGTTTTAAGTCCTACTGCAAAAATGGCTGGTTGGACAAAAGATACTCGTAAATTAATTCCTGCTTTAGAATATGAAGTCGAAGTTTCTAGTGAAGACTTTGAAAGACTAAGTAAAATGTTCGTTTTGATATAG
- a CDS encoding endonuclease/exonuclease/phosphatase family protein has protein sequence MLATALLLSYLLPYVSPKTLSSFAILSLLVPVLILVNAFFVVYWLLQLKKQLLLSAIILGIGYFVTSPLYKFDESRSSLNSDLKIMSYNVRMFNHWQWIEEEGIPNKISEFVSAKEPDILLLQEFHNSDNPSFNYPYKYIKLKNTNSNIGLAIYSNYKIINKGSLELTDTSNNIIFADVLKGKDTIRIYNLHLQSLELNAEAENFGQENSEKLLARLRAGFKKQAEQTEEFLLHEANWKGKKIVSGDFNNTAYSWVYNQISNNKKDAYIEAGKGFGKTYNYAFPLRIDFILTDENAIINQFTSFNEKNSDHFPIQARINW, from the coding sequence TTGTTAGCAACTGCACTCCTACTCTCTTATTTATTACCTTATGTTTCTCCAAAAACACTCTCTAGCTTTGCCATTTTAAGTTTGTTAGTACCTGTTTTAATACTAGTTAATGCCTTTTTTGTAGTCTATTGGTTACTTCAATTAAAAAAGCAATTGTTACTATCTGCCATAATTTTAGGCATTGGCTATTTTGTAACTTCGCCATTATACAAATTTGATGAAAGCAGATCTTCATTGAACTCCGACTTAAAAATCATGTCTTATAATGTAAGGATGTTTAATCATTGGCAATGGATTGAGGAAGAAGGTATACCTAATAAAATAAGTGAGTTTGTATCTGCGAAAGAACCAGATATTTTACTATTACAAGAATTTCATAATAGCGATAATCCATCATTTAATTATCCTTATAAATACATCAAACTTAAAAATACCAATTCAAATATAGGTTTGGCAATTTACTCTAACTATAAAATTATAAACAAAGGTTCTTTAGAATTAACGGACACTTCTAATAATATTATTTTTGCTGATGTTCTAAAAGGTAAAGACACTATCCGTATTTATAATTTACATTTACAATCTTTAGAATTAAATGCAGAAGCAGAGAATTTTGGTCAAGAAAATTCAGAGAAATTATTGGCAAGATTAAGGGCAGGATTTAAAAAGCAAGCAGAACAAACAGAAGAGTTCTTGCTACATGAAGCCAATTGGAAAGGTAAAAAAATTGTTTCTGGAGATTTTAACAATACTGCTTATTCTTGGGTTTACAATCAAATATCAAACAATAAAAAAGACGCTTATATCGAAGCTGGTAAAGGCTTTGGAAAAACATATAATTACGCATTTCCATTAAGAATAGATTTTATTTTAACTGATGAAAATGCAATTATTAATCAGTTTACCTCATTTAACGAGAAAAATTCCGATCATTTTCCAATACAAGCTCGCATCAATTGGTAA
- a CDS encoding rhomboid family intramembrane serine protease — MSILNKLKLRYKQGNIVEKLIYINIAVFVITILINVLQGLYANSTNFIVNWFALDNSINALFTKPWTLLSYGFLHADFLHILMNLIVIYYIGNLFLEYFTQKQLLTFYLLGTFFGGVLYLFSQNYFPLFEGDNSVLVGASAGISAIFIGIATYIPNYQIKLRFIGFVKLWHLAAFWIGLDIISLIGNNAGGHFAHLGGALFGFLYVNQASNKEIKLFDYLSSLFKKKEKPLRTVHKNKNKTRKTTSQNTDLTQKQVDAILDKISKSGYDTLTKAEKEFLFKQGKK, encoded by the coding sequence ATGAGCATTTTAAATAAATTAAAATTAAGGTACAAACAAGGTAATATTGTAGAGAAACTAATCTACATAAATATTGCTGTATTTGTAATTACCATTTTAATAAATGTGCTTCAGGGTTTATATGCAAATTCAACAAACTTTATTGTTAATTGGTTTGCTTTAGACAACTCTATTAATGCACTTTTTACCAAACCTTGGACACTACTTTCCTATGGTTTTTTGCATGCCGATTTTCTGCATATTCTAATGAACTTAATAGTTATCTATTATATTGGAAACCTTTTTTTAGAGTATTTTACTCAAAAGCAGTTGCTTACTTTTTATTTGTTAGGTACCTTTTTTGGAGGTGTTTTGTATCTATTCAGTCAAAACTATTTTCCGCTTTTTGAAGGTGATAATTCTGTTTTAGTAGGTGCATCTGCAGGTATATCTGCCATTTTTATTGGTATTGCAACTTACATACCTAACTATCAAATAAAATTACGTTTTATTGGTTTTGTAAAACTTTGGCATTTAGCTGCCTTTTGGATTGGTTTAGACATTATTAGTTTAATTGGTAACAATGCAGGTGGTCATTTTGCACATTTAGGTGGTGCACTATTTGGATTTTTATACGTAAACCAAGCTAGTAATAAAGAAATTAAGCTATTCGATTATTTGTCATCTTTATTCAAAAAGAAAGAAAAACCATTAAGAACAGTTCATAAAAATAAGAACAAAACAAGAAAAACTACCTCACAAAATACAGATTTAACTCAAAAGCAAGTTGATGCTATTTTAGATAAGATTAGTAAATCTGGTTATGACACGTTAACTAAGGCTGAAAAGGAATTTCTATTCAAGCAAGGAAAAAAGTAA
- a CDS encoding rhomboid family intramembrane serine protease, whose translation MNRLTDAIKHLIIINVIVFVAPQLLQLDFTNMLALHFPMNDNFGLWQYVTHLFMHGSFAHILFNMYGLWAFGTPLEQMWGKKKFLFFYFSAGLGAGIIYTLVNYYQFNGIFELFVNAGLSDSEILSILKSGSTNDPRVVNAITQEQFNKITSLYNTPAVGASGAVYGVLVAFGLYFKDAKLALIFFPVPIAAKYFIPIMILGDLFFGMTKYSVGNIAHFAHIGGALIGFIIAYYWKRNQFKIS comes from the coding sequence ATGAACAGACTTACAGATGCCATAAAACACCTAATTATAATTAATGTAATTGTATTTGTTGCACCACAACTATTGCAATTAGATTTTACAAATATGTTGGCTTTACACTTTCCAATGAATGATAATTTTGGTTTGTGGCAATACGTAACGCATTTATTCATGCATGGTAGTTTTGCTCATATTTTATTTAACATGTATGGCTTATGGGCTTTTGGAACACCTTTAGAGCAAATGTGGGGTAAGAAAAAGTTTTTGTTCTTTTACTTTTCTGCTGGTTTAGGAGCTGGTATTATTTATACATTGGTTAACTATTATCAATTTAATGGAATTTTCGAATTGTTTGTAAACGCTGGATTGAGTGATTCTGAAATTTTATCTATTCTAAAATCTGGTTCTACAAATGATCCAAGAGTGGTAAATGCCATAACTCAAGAACAATTTAATAAAATCACATCTTTATACAATACACCTGCAGTTGGTGCTTCTGGAGCAGTTTATGGCGTTTTAGTAGCCTTTGGTTTGTATTTTAAAGATGCAAAATTGGCTTTAATATTCTTTCCAGTACCAATTGCTGCAAAATACTTTATACCCATTATGATTTTAGGTGATTTATTTTTTGGAATGACCAAGTATTCTGTAGGTAACATTGCACACTTTGCACACATAGGAGGTGCTTTAATTGGGTTTATAATTGCCTATTATTGGAAAAGAAATCAATTTAAAATTAGCTAA